Proteins encoded together in one Candidatus Bathyarchaeota archaeon window:
- the tgtA gene encoding tRNA guanosine(15) transglycosylase TgtA codes for MSLGFTVKAKDLMGRIGVIRTKSGSLETPHMFPVLDPKLKGIRPRFIREVMRCNGVMTNAYLLWRYLAREGDGVKPPLIHEYLDFDGIVATDSGAYQILLYGEVEVKPDEIIRFQNEISTDIGVILDVPTGLVHNRLEAEYTVKETLRRADESLKLMDPEILWIGPIQGGLFKDLLTLSAREMALKPFQMYGLGSPTQIMERYLFDKLVDMVVHVKGLIPGDRPLHLFGAGHPMTFPLIVACGVDTFDSAAYAIYAKDERYMTAEGSLKLSRIEYFPCSCRQCVKYTPSELRGLDPDERREIIAEHNLWVCLQEIKRIKEAISEGRLWELVHARSMSHPALHRAFRGMRKYSKLMERSSPVAKRRGLSIFTYMDYHRPEVVRHVDRLLSRCTGSEGSSTLVMLPHPIHLGGSDFPEELIRVKNGLRDTPGIWILYYGHPYGVIPVELEDVYPLGQTEVSVPVDGESREFISKIIKRFLRRHLRGAHPSRILVILEPSLVSGSLIEDLEAEACSRGCKISFEGLSARSLRSLKSMVKEGSESAH; via the coding sequence ATGTCCCTGGGATTCACAGTCAAAGCTAAGGATCTTATGGGTCGGATAGGGGTTATAAGGACGAAGTCGGGGAGCCTTGAAACGCCCCATATGTTTCCGGTCTTGGATCCGAAGCTTAAAGGTATACGCCCTAGATTCATAAGGGAAGTGATGAGATGCAACGGGGTTATGACGAACGCCTACCTGCTCTGGAGGTACCTCGCCCGTGAAGGGGACGGTGTGAAACCCCCCTTAATACATGAATACTTGGACTTCGACGGAATCGTCGCCACGGACTCAGGCGCATATCAAATACTACTCTACGGAGAAGTGGAGGTGAAGCCTGATGAGATTATCAGGTTCCAGAACGAGATATCCACGGACATAGGTGTTATATTAGATGTACCGACGGGTCTGGTCCATAACCGGCTTGAGGCTGAGTACACCGTCAAGGAGACTTTGAGGCGTGCAGATGAATCCCTTAAGTTAATGGACCCCGAAATATTATGGATCGGGCCCATCCAGGGAGGCTTGTTTAAGGACCTCCTCACGCTATCGGCGCGCGAGATGGCCCTGAAGCCCTTCCAGATGTACGGGTTGGGCAGTCCAACCCAGATCATGGAGAGGTATCTCTTCGATAAGCTGGTAGATATGGTGGTCCATGTAAAGGGGCTGATCCCGGGGGATAGGCCCCTCCACCTATTCGGGGCGGGCCATCCCATGACGTTCCCTTTAATAGTCGCATGTGGAGTTGACACCTTCGACTCCGCGGCGTACGCGATCTACGCTAAGGATGAGCGGTACATGACGGCCGAGGGCAGCCTGAAGCTCTCCCGGATTGAATACTTCCCCTGCTCATGCAGGCAATGCGTGAAATATACCCCCAGCGAGTTAAGGGGTCTAGACCCGGACGAGAGGAGGGAGATAATTGCCGAGCATAATCTATGGGTTTGCCTCCAGGAGATCAAGAGGATTAAGGAAGCTATATCTGAAGGCCGTCTATGGGAGCTCGTCCACGCCCGCTCCATGAGCCATCCAGCCCTGCATAGGGCGTTCAGGGGGATGAGGAAATACTCTAAGCTTATGGAACGCTCGTCCCCCGTGGCGAAGAGGAGGGGCCTATCAATATTTACATATATGGATTACCATCGTCCCGAGGTGGTTAGACATGTGGACCGCCTCCTCTCCAGATGTACAGGCTCCGAGGGTTCCTCCACTTTGGTCATGCTCCCCCACCCCATCCACCTTGGGGGGAGCGATTTCCCCGAGGAGCTTATCAGGGTTAAGAACGGGCTTAGGGACACGCCCGGAATCTGGATCCTATATTACGGCCATCCGTATGGGGTTATCCCAGTGGAGCTTGAGGACGTCTACCCCCTCGGGCAGACGGAGGTATCCGTCCCCGTGGATGGGGAGTCCAGGGAATTCATCTCTAAAATCATAAAAAGATTTTTAAGGAGGCATCTGCGCGGAGCCCATCCTTCAAGGATACTGGTAATCCTGGAGCCCAGCCTGGTGTCCGGAAGCCTAATCGAGGATCTGGAGGCGGAGGCGTGTAGTAGGGGATGCAAAATAAGTTTTGAGGGTCTCTCCGCGCGGAGCCTCAGGTCCTTGAAATCAATGGTTAAGGAGGGATCGGAGTCGGCACATTAG
- a CDS encoding adenylate kinase family protein, producing MVTGTPGTGKTATSRILSERLGCHHVELSKLSRNGGFVDGYDEERDTWIVNLKKIEDHLKDLSSRIESSRIVLDGHLAHLASPKASTEIVFILRCCPEELERRLRGRGYPDKKISENILSELLDTILVEALDRFPERLICEVDVTGRDVAEVADEMLSILEGRKDRCFGEIDWIAALSDDGRIGDLLRRIEGGGGGLPHPGLR from the coding sequence GTGGTAACCGGGACCCCCGGCACAGGGAAGACAGCGACTTCAAGGATCCTCTCCGAGAGGCTGGGCTGCCACCACGTTGAGCTTTCAAAACTATCCAGAAATGGGGGATTCGTAGATGGGTACGATGAGGAACGGGACACGTGGATCGTTAACTTGAAAAAGATAGAGGACCACCTGAAAGATTTATCGTCTAGGATTGAATCATCCCGTATAGTTTTAGACGGCCATCTAGCCCATCTGGCATCGCCGAAAGCGAGCACGGAGATAGTATTCATATTAAGGTGCTGCCCGGAAGAGTTGGAGAGACGGCTTAGGGGAAGGGGATACCCCGATAAGAAGATCTCAGAGAACATCTTATCCGAGCTCCTGGATACGATCCTCGTAGAAGCCCTGGACAGGTTCCCGGAGAGGCTCATATGCGAGGTGGACGTCACGGGAAGAGACGTCGCGGAGGTCGCCGATGAGATGCTCTCCATCCTTGAAGGGAGAAAGGATAGGTGCTTCGGTGAAATAGATTGGATAGCTGCTCTATCCGATGATGGAAGGATAGGGGATCTCCTGAGGCGCATAGAGGGCGGAGGCGGTGGGCTTCCTCATCCTGGTCTGCGGTAA
- a CDS encoding TCP-1/cpn60 chaperonin family protein, producing the protein MTYLAGQPVLILKEGASRRRGKDAQRANIMAAKIVAEVVRSTLGPRGMDKMLVDTLGDVTITNDGATILDEMDVQHPAAKMMVEVAKTQDDEVGDGTTTAVVMAGELLKRAEELLDENVHPTLIVHGFKQAAERSINILNEIAREVDIEDRDVLRNIALTAMHSKGVGAAKEHFADIAIEAVKQVAEKRGDSYFADIDNIQIIKKEGKSLLDTELVKGLIIDKEVVHPGMPKTVKDAKIALLDCPLEIEKTEFSAEIRIRDPTQMKAFLDEEARMLKEMVEKIKSSGANVVMCQKGIDDTAQHYLAKEKIMAVRRIKKSDMEKLARATGGRIVTNLDDLKPGDLGYAALVEERKIADDKMVFVQGCKNPKSVGILIRAGLERLVDEAERSLHDALSVIADVVMKPKIVAGGGSAEAELAKRLKAYASKVGGREQLAIEAFAAALESIPRTLAENAGLDPIDIIVNLRAAHEKDDGLWYGVNVFTGEVEDMMSKGIVEPLRVKEQAIKSAVEAASMILRIDDVIAAAKPPPTPPSKGGPGETPPESE; encoded by the coding sequence ATGACATATTTAGCAGGTCAACCCGTTTTAATCCTCAAGGAGGGAGCGAGCCGTAGGAGAGGGAAGGATGCGCAAAGGGCCAACATAATGGCCGCGAAGATCGTCGCAGAGGTTGTGAGGAGCACCCTCGGCCCCAGGGGAATGGATAAGATGCTGGTAGATACGTTAGGGGACGTAACCATAACCAACGATGGAGCCACGATCCTCGACGAGATGGATGTGCAGCATCCAGCCGCTAAGATGATGGTTGAGGTGGCGAAGACCCAGGATGACGAGGTAGGCGACGGGACAACGACGGCCGTGGTGATGGCGGGGGAACTCCTCAAAAGGGCTGAGGAGCTGCTCGACGAGAACGTGCATCCAACCCTTATCGTCCACGGCTTCAAACAGGCAGCTGAGAGGAGCATCAACATCCTTAACGAGATAGCCCGGGAGGTTGACATAGAGGACAGGGACGTGCTGAGGAATATAGCGCTCACGGCGATGCACAGCAAGGGGGTTGGGGCTGCGAAGGAACATTTCGCCGATATAGCTATAGAAGCCGTGAAACAGGTGGCTGAGAAGAGGGGCGACTCGTACTTCGCAGACATAGATAACATTCAAATAATCAAGAAGGAGGGTAAGAGCCTCCTAGACACTGAGCTCGTGAAGGGCTTGATCATCGACAAGGAGGTCGTCCATCCGGGCATGCCTAAAACCGTCAAGGACGCCAAGATAGCCCTGTTAGATTGTCCGTTGGAGATAGAGAAGACGGAGTTCAGTGCCGAGATAAGGATAAGGGATCCAACCCAGATGAAGGCCTTCCTGGACGAAGAGGCTAGGATGCTCAAGGAGATGGTTGAGAAGATAAAATCCTCCGGGGCCAACGTGGTGATGTGCCAGAAGGGAATCGACGACACGGCCCAGCACTACCTGGCGAAGGAGAAGATCATGGCCGTGAGGAGGATAAAGAAATCGGATATGGAGAAGCTTGCGAGGGCAACCGGTGGAAGGATAGTGACCAACCTGGACGATCTAAAGCCTGGAGACCTGGGATACGCCGCGCTCGTGGAGGAACGGAAAATAGCCGATGATAAGATGGTCTTCGTGCAGGGATGTAAGAATCCTAAATCTGTGGGTATACTCATAAGGGCCGGGTTGGAGAGGCTGGTGGACGAGGCTGAGAGATCCCTCCACGACGCGTTGAGCGTGATAGCCGACGTGGTGATGAAGCCTAAGATAGTTGCTGGAGGAGGCTCCGCCGAGGCTGAGCTGGCTAAACGGTTGAAGGCCTACGCCTCGAAGGTGGGTGGAAGGGAGCAGCTGGCGATCGAGGCTTTCGCAGCCGCCCTAGAGTCGATCCCACGCACCCTAGCTGAAAACGCGGGTCTAGACCCGATAGATATCATAGTAAACCTGAGGGCAGCCCATGAAAAAGACGACGGCCTATGGTATGGAGTCAACGTCTTCACAGGAGAAGTGGAAGACATGATGAGTAAGGGCATCGTGGAACCCCTCAGGGTGAAGGAGCAGGCGATAAAGTCGGCTGTGGAAGCGGCTTCAATGATACTGAGGATAGACGATGTGATAGCTGCGGCCAAGCCGCCTCCAACGCCGCCGTCTAAGGGCGGGCCCGGGGAGACACCGCCTGAATCTGAATAA
- a CDS encoding NFYB/HAP3 family transcription factor subunit: MSKTEISNAAIHRLIEKAGASRVGDDAVEELKTVLEEVAVKISREALDLASHAGRKTVKAEDVRLAVRRILRD, encoded by the coding sequence ATGAGTAAAACCGAGATATCTAATGCGGCGATCCACAGGCTCATAGAGAAGGCGGGCGCATCCAGAGTGGGAGACGATGCAGTGGAGGAGCTGAAGACCGTGTTGGAGGAGGTTGCCGTAAAGATAAGCAGGGAAGCCCTAGACCTCGCATCCCATGCTGGAAGGAAGACCGTTAAAGCTGAGGATGTAAGGCTGGCTGTCAGGAGGATCCTGAGGGACTAG
- a CDS encoding Lsm family RNA-binding protein, which translates to MSSLIERKFMEELSSLVQRDVKIFTNTGRSYTGRLTGVDPKTLNLCLEDVQDHEGRRIFKVFIPGHSIAQIEGVEKPFDLKGLAQRLERVFPKMVKLYDDAGVIVVMDKIRVSENGILEGTGPAAERVKKVYEEFVKEHKE; encoded by the coding sequence ATGTCAAGCCTCATAGAGAGGAAGTTCATGGAGGAGCTTTCAAGCCTCGTCCAGAGGGACGTCAAGATATTCACGAACACTGGGAGGTCCTATACCGGCCGCCTCACCGGCGTGGATCCGAAGACCCTGAACCTGTGCCTAGAAGACGTCCAGGATCATGAGGGCAGGCGAATATTCAAAGTATTCATACCCGGCCATTCGATAGCCCAGATTGAAGGGGTGGAGAAGCCCTTCGATCTTAAGGGCTTGGCTCAGAGGTTGGAGCGGGTCTTCCCGAAGATGGTGAAACTCTACGATGACGCAGGAGTAATAGTCGTGATGGATAAGATAAGGGTCTCGGAGAATGGAATCCTAGAAGGCACGGGACCCGCGGCTGAGAGGGTGAAGAAGGTATACGAGGAGTTCGTCAAAGAACACAAGGAATAG
- a CDS encoding ParB N-terminal domain-containing protein has translation MEEYLISSGDFNFRLTLMPLGELRLHEETIPELVERLSREIEEARILRNPVIVEDRCGVVLDGTHRVEALERIGCTYIAACTLDYSSPRVLVGRWFRTFQFAGFEEAAERTLRRLGYGSSKVPMEESLNELDSRDTACWLLTRDKGLRIPCNEGCSLMDKLNKVKMIEGGLRSLGCTTGYEIEKEALEKLSKGLVDGVLTLPPIGKGDVIEHASKGQRFPMKTTRHVVPARPWNVNTPLSLLMKGSDTLEEANRLFLSLLRGRRVRVIPPGSVLDGRRYEEEVYEFVDG, from the coding sequence ATGGAGGAGTACCTCATCTCCAGCGGAGATTTCAACTTCAGGCTGACTCTCATGCCTTTAGGAGAACTCCGCCTCCACGAGGAAACCATACCTGAGCTCGTGGAGAGGCTTTCCAGGGAGATAGAGGAGGCGCGTATACTGAGGAACCCTGTGATAGTGGAGGATAGATGTGGGGTTGTCCTCGACGGCACCCATAGGGTTGAGGCGTTGGAGAGGATTGGATGTACGTATATCGCGGCGTGCACGTTGGATTACTCAAGTCCTAGAGTCCTGGTTGGAAGATGGTTCAGAACCTTCCAGTTCGCTGGGTTTGAGGAGGCTGCCGAGAGAACTTTAAGACGCCTTGGATACGGCTCCTCTAAAGTTCCCATGGAGGAGTCGTTAAACGAGTTAGATTCGAGGGATACGGCTTGCTGGCTGCTCACAAGGGACAAGGGTTTAAGGATCCCATGCAACGAAGGCTGCAGTCTAATGGATAAGCTTAACAAGGTTAAGATGATAGAAGGGGGACTGAGGAGCTTGGGATGCACCACAGGATATGAGATCGAGAAGGAGGCGTTGGAGAAGCTCTCGAAGGGTTTGGTGGACGGCGTCCTGACTTTACCTCCCATTGGGAAGGGGGATGTGATCGAACATGCGTCGAAGGGCCAACGCTTCCCCATGAAGACCACGAGGCACGTGGTTCCCGCCCGACCCTGGAACGTCAACACCCCCTTAAGCCTCCTAATGAAGGGCAGCGACACCCTCGAAGAGGCGAACAGGTTATTTCTAAGCCTGCTGAGGGGGAGGCGGGTTAGGGTTATCCCCCCAGGCTCTGTCCTAGATGGCAGGAGATACGAGGAGGAGGTGTACGAGTTCGTTGACGGCTGA
- a CDS encoding TrpB-like pyridoxal phosphate-dependent enzyme: MMSKDNDKIILDEEELPKAWYNIQADLPNPLDPPLNPRTGKPCAPEDLTPVFAKELILQEVSRERWILIPEEVRELYRIWRPTPLYRARRLERRLKTPAKIYYKWEGVSPPGSHKPNTALPQAYYNMKEGVERLTTETGAGQWGSALAFATRLFDMKCTVYMTRSSYDQKPYRRIMMEAWGADVYPSPSNRTEFGRKILEADPDNPGSLGIAISEALEDALTHEDAKYSLGSVLNHVLLHQTIVGLELKRQFELVDEYPDVMFGCVGGGSNFSGAVLPFIADKIKGDRPDLDVVSCEPKACPTLTKGLYAYDFGDTAEMTPLLKMYTLGHKFIPPPIHAGGLRYHGDAPLLCRLTKDGYMRAQAYNQNEVFEAAVLFARTEGFIVAPETAHAVKATIDEALRCKETGEEKVIFFNNSGHGHFDLLAYDEYFSGRLKDFEYPEEKIREAMQQLPKI; this comes from the coding sequence ATGATGTCAAAGGACAACGATAAAATAATCCTCGACGAGGAAGAGCTCCCAAAAGCCTGGTATAACATCCAGGCGGATCTACCGAACCCCCTGGATCCCCCGTTGAACCCGAGGACGGGGAAACCCTGTGCACCCGAGGATCTAACGCCGGTCTTCGCTAAGGAGCTCATCCTCCAGGAGGTGAGCCGTGAACGCTGGATACTCATCCCGGAGGAGGTCCGGGAACTATACAGGATATGGAGGCCCACCCCCCTGTACAGGGCGAGAAGGCTTGAGAGGAGGCTCAAAACCCCGGCTAAGATATACTATAAGTGGGAGGGTGTGAGCCCGCCCGGAAGCCATAAACCCAACACGGCCCTGCCCCAAGCCTATTACAATATGAAGGAGGGCGTCGAGAGGCTCACCACTGAGACGGGGGCCGGCCAATGGGGGTCAGCTCTAGCCTTCGCCACCAGGCTCTTCGATATGAAATGCACGGTATACATGACCAGGTCGAGCTACGACCAGAAACCCTACCGTAGAATAATGATGGAGGCGTGGGGTGCGGATGTGTATCCGAGCCCCAGCAACCGGACAGAGTTCGGACGGAAGATCCTCGAGGCAGATCCGGACAACCCGGGGAGCCTCGGAATAGCCATCTCCGAAGCCTTAGAGGATGCTCTAACCCATGAGGACGCCAAGTACAGCCTAGGGAGCGTGCTAAATCACGTGTTGCTCCACCAGACGATAGTGGGATTGGAGCTTAAACGCCAGTTTGAGCTCGTAGATGAATATCCTGATGTCATGTTTGGATGCGTAGGGGGTGGGAGCAACTTCTCAGGCGCTGTACTTCCGTTCATAGCGGATAAGATCAAGGGGGATAGGCCGGACCTAGACGTCGTATCGTGTGAGCCTAAGGCTTGTCCAACCCTGACCAAGGGCCTCTACGCCTACGACTTCGGCGATACGGCTGAGATGACGCCCCTCCTCAAGATGTATACCCTAGGGCATAAATTCATACCTCCGCCCATACATGCGGGGGGCCTGAGATATCATGGGGACGCCCCCCTGCTGTGCAGGCTGACGAAGGATGGATACATGCGAGCCCAAGCCTATAACCAAAACGAGGTCTTCGAGGCCGCTGTACTATTCGCTAGAACAGAGGGCTTCATAGTGGCTCCCGAGACCGCGCATGCGGTGAAGGCGACCATAGATGAGGCCCTCAGATGCAAGGAGACGGGGGAGGAGAAGGTGATATTCTTCAACAACAGCGGCCACGGCCACTTCGACCTACTCGCATACGATGAATACTTCTCCGGCCGCCTTAAAGACTTCGAATATCCAGAGGAGAAAATAAGAGAGGCTATGCAGCAACTACCAAAGATATAG
- a CDS encoding proteasome assembly chaperone family protein, with protein MIVVRDEENPKGCVFITGFHGIGQAGHIATSYLIHELKARRIGFLRAAEIPPFVTTSEGGLITPFELYRAGRFIMLRLEFPPSRREEPTIARNIASWIVGAGLEEAVLIGGLDAKFRQPEDTEELKVAATTAYLERHKGKLPASILEPGLYVFGPLASLLIELEFYNFPCIALLPYASPERADPRAAASALRCLSEIYHLDVDVSELEEDAREIEMIIERKMRQAREDRGVYV; from the coding sequence TTGATAGTCGTAAGGGATGAGGAGAACCCTAAGGGATGCGTGTTCATAACGGGCTTTCATGGAATAGGCCAGGCGGGGCACATAGCAACCTCATATCTCATCCACGAGTTGAAAGCTAGGAGGATAGGGTTCCTAAGGGCGGCGGAGATACCGCCCTTTGTAACCACTTCGGAGGGGGGGCTCATAACTCCCTTCGAATTATACAGGGCAGGCAGGTTTATAATGTTGAGGTTGGAGTTCCCGCCTTCTAGGAGGGAGGAGCCCACCATCGCAAGGAATATCGCCTCATGGATCGTGGGGGCAGGCTTGGAGGAGGCGGTCCTCATAGGCGGATTGGACGCCAAATTTAGGCAGCCGGAGGATACGGAGGAGTTGAAGGTGGCTGCGACCACCGCGTACCTGGAGAGGCACAAGGGTAAACTGCCCGCGTCGATCCTTGAACCTGGATTATACGTCTTCGGTCCATTAGCCTCCCTGCTCATCGAACTCGAGTTCTATAACTTCCCATGTATAGCCTTACTGCCGTACGCTTCTCCCGAGAGGGCGGATCCGAGGGCCGCGGCCTCAGCCCTCAGATGCTTATCGGAGATCTACCACCTGGACGTCGACGTGAGCGAGCTGGAGGAGGACGCTAGGGAGATCGAGATGATCATAGAGAGGAAGATGAGGCAGGCCAGGGAGGATCGAGGCGTATACGTCTAA
- a CDS encoding 30S ribosomal protein S17e, which yields MGKVRIEIVKRVARELVSRFPDAFTTNYYDNKRKVAEFIDVESKRLRNRIAGYITSIKRIEERRSTSEAAAEGARSPPSTI from the coding sequence CTGGGTAAGGTGAGGATCGAGATAGTCAAGAGGGTGGCTCGAGAACTTGTATCAAGGTTCCCCGACGCCTTCACCACCAACTACTACGATAATAAACGTAAGGTTGCGGAGTTCATCGATGTGGAGAGCAAGCGGCTAAGGAACAGGATAGCCGGGTATATCACCAGCATTAAGCGGATCGAGGAGAGGAGAAGTACCTCCGAGGCCGCAGCCGAGGGGGCGCGATCACCCCCATCAACCATCTAA
- a CDS encoding MoaD/ThiS family protein has product MDKGHVSIRLLGGFGYAAGDHMTMELEGERSLGELLEDLAGRYSLRLKGFGSHFLVLIDGVEAGLLGGLEAKVRPGCELVLLRVSHGG; this is encoded by the coding sequence TTGGATAAGGGACACGTCTCCATCAGGCTTCTGGGAGGATTCGGATACGCGGCGGGGGATCATATGACTATGGAGTTGGAGGGGGAGAGATCCCTAGGGGAGCTTTTAGAGGATCTAGCTGGGAGATACAGCTTACGCCTTAAGGGGTTTGGATCCCATTTCCTGGTTTTAATAGATGGAGTTGAGGCTGGCCTCTTAGGGGGCTTGGAGGCCAAGGTTAGGCCTGGATGCGAGCTCGTCCTGTTAAGGGTTTCGCATGGAGGTTAG
- a CDS encoding MBL fold metallo-hydrolase has translation MEITFLGACREVGRSAFTVASGEEKVLLDYGVIMDDEVGFPAHVSPKDIELAVLSHAHLDHSGLLPILYLRGGKRLYGVEPTFELSRLLIRDFINLSGYYLPYEFIELDNMLKNVVEANYGETIELRNGSISILNAGHIPGSVQTLLEMDGKRLLYTGDFNLVPTRLLNEADRVGGDLDAVIIESTYATEDHPPRGKLEEQFVKESAEIVGEGGFVLIPAFGVGRSQEILLALVAHGFHYPIFMDGMAVHTLRILLNHRSSLRDPDLLKRALEKVEIVKNRRERKNVLKTPSVIIAPAGMLKGGTAVFYMESLALDRRNAIFLVSYQIPGTPGSILLEKGKFNIKGKFVKVKARVSKFDFSSHSGMSELHEFLGKVNPKAKVFTVHGTEENCEHLAEWARREIGVDAQAPHPGKRYVI, from the coding sequence ATGGAGATAACTTTCCTAGGGGCATGCAGGGAAGTGGGTCGTTCAGCCTTCACAGTAGCCTCCGGTGAGGAGAAGGTGCTGCTAGACTACGGAGTTATCATGGACGACGAGGTTGGATTCCCAGCCCACGTCTCACCCAAGGACATTGAGTTGGCGGTCCTATCTCATGCGCATCTAGATCACAGCGGCCTCCTACCTATACTGTATCTTAGGGGAGGAAAGAGGCTCTACGGGGTTGAGCCCACGTTTGAGTTATCCAGGCTGCTGATAAGGGATTTCATAAACCTCAGCGGATATTATCTGCCCTACGAATTTATCGAGTTGGATAACATGCTTAAAAACGTTGTAGAGGCGAATTATGGGGAGACCATTGAGCTGAGGAACGGATCCATCTCAATCTTAAACGCGGGGCATATCCCCGGCAGCGTCCAAACATTGTTGGAGATGGATGGGAAGCGGCTTCTATATACTGGGGACTTCAACTTAGTTCCAACTAGGCTTTTGAACGAGGCTGACCGAGTGGGTGGAGACCTAGACGCCGTGATAATCGAGAGCACATATGCCACGGAGGATCACCCTCCGAGGGGTAAATTGGAGGAGCAGTTCGTCAAGGAGTCCGCGGAGATAGTGGGGGAAGGGGGCTTCGTCCTGATCCCAGCCTTCGGCGTGGGAAGGTCTCAGGAGATACTCCTGGCTTTGGTGGCCCACGGGTTCCATTATCCGATATTCATGGACGGGATGGCCGTCCACACGCTCAGGATCCTATTGAACCACAGGTCATCGCTCCGAGACCCGGACCTGTTGAAGAGGGCCTTGGAGAAGGTTGAGATCGTGAAGAACCGTAGGGAACGCAAAAACGTATTGAAGACTCCATCGGTGATCATCGCCCCTGCGGGGATGCTTAAAGGGGGAACCGCCGTATTCTACATGGAATCGCTCGCGTTAGACAGGAGGAACGCGATCTTCCTTGTAAGTTATCAGATACCGGGTACGCCGGGGAGCATCCTCCTGGAAAAAGGAAAATTTAACATTAAAGGTAAGTTCGTGAAGGTTAAGGCAAGGGTTTCAAAGTTCGATTTTTCATCCCATTCAGGCATGTCGGAACTCCACGAGTTCCTGGGCAAAGTAAACCCGAAGGCTAAGGTATTCACTGTGCATGGGACAGAGGAAAACTGCGAGCATCTTGCGGAGTGGGCTAGGAGGGAGATAGGGGTGGACGCCCAGGCACCTCATCCGGGAAAGAGATACGTGATATAA
- a CDS encoding phosphoribosyltransferase has protein sequence MDYLPVGWEQMYGMCIELAEKIKEDGFNPDLIVGVARGGWIPARILSDLLHNPNLTSIRVEFYEDVGVTGREPRITQQLPIPVKGRKVLIVDDVSDTGRSLLIVYEHINKAGAESVKTATLHYKPHSIFKPDFYIEETSAWIIYPHERYEFILSYLKGKAGKGCTVEDLIAEVKGIGLDKPYVERLVAAAWDEYRRGGGV, from the coding sequence GTGGATTATCTTCCAGTGGGATGGGAGCAGATGTACGGGATGTGCATAGAATTAGCGGAGAAGATAAAGGAGGACGGCTTCAACCCGGACCTCATCGTGGGAGTCGCCAGGGGGGGATGGATACCTGCGAGGATCCTCTCAGACCTCCTCCATAACCCTAACCTGACGAGTATAAGGGTTGAATTCTATGAGGATGTGGGGGTCACGGGCAGGGAGCCCAGGATAACCCAGCAGCTCCCCATCCCGGTTAAAGGCCGGAAGGTACTCATAGTGGACGATGTATCGGATACGGGGCGAAGCCTCCTCATAGTATACGAGCATATAAACAAGGCGGGAGCTGAATCTGTTAAAACCGCTACCCTGCATTATAAGCCCCACAGCATCTTCAAGCCGGATTTCTACATAGAAGAGACCAGCGCGTGGATAATATACCCCCATGAGAGATACGAGTTCATACTAAGCTACCTAAAGGGCAAGGCGGGTAAGGGATGCACCGTTGAGGACTTGATCGCCGAGGTTAAGGGGATCGGATTGGATAAACCATATGTTGAGAGGTTGGTCGCCGCTGCATGGGATGAGTATAGAAGAGGTGGCGGGGTGTGA
- a CDS encoding DUF1922 domain-containing protein, translating to MGFLILVCGKCGRPSLAREENRSRRCPYCGSLVKITRLNVVASAEDAETARELLKNIKLRRGRIRETRDPSEYY from the coding sequence GTGGGCTTCCTCATCCTGGTCTGCGGTAAATGTGGGCGGCCCTCCCTCGCCAGGGAGGAAAACAGGAGTAGGCGTTGCCCCTACTGTGGTAGTCTAGTAAAGATAACCCGGCTTAACGTTGTGGCTTCGGCGGAGGACGCGGAGACCGCCAGGGAGCTGCTTAAAAACATAAAACTTCGTAGGGGGCGGATTAGGGAAACCCGTGATCCAAGCGAATATTATTAA